TGGGCGACCAATCGATTAAGGCAATAGCGATAGGACCAGCTGGTGAGCACCTGGTGAAGTTCTCAACAATAGCAAATGAGGAGGGAATTGGTGGAAGGACCGGTGGTGGTGCGGTCATGGGTAGTAAGAAGTTGAAGGCCATCGTTGTTAAGGGCATTGGGGATATACCCATGGCGGACCCTGAAGGATTAAGGAGGTACGTGAGGGACCTAAACGTAAAGCTCGCCAACTCAACAAGGGGCACGTCATTGAGGAGGTACGGTAGTGCGGGTAGCGTTAACGTATTCCATCAAATAGGCAACTTACCCATTAAGAACTTCGCATGGGGTAGGTGGAATGATGATGAGGTATCCAAGATAAGTGGTGAGAAGCTCACGGAAACATTCCTAAAGAGACCATTCCCCTGCACCACATGCCCAGTGGCGTGTAAGAGGTACGTCGAGGTTAAACCAGGCAGTAAGTACTTCCCAGGGGGCTTCAGGGGGCTTGGCCCTGAGTACGAAACCCTAGCAATGCTGGGCTCAAACCTACTAAATAGTGACCTTGAGGCCATGATCAAGATAAATGAACTATGCGATAAACTGGGCCTTGACACCATATCCACGGGCAACGTCATAGGTTTCATATTTGAGGCGGCGGAGAAGGGATTGATTGATAAGGAAGTTGAGGGGTTAAGGCTTGAATGGGGTAACGCGGACACGATAATCAAACTTATACAAAAAATCGCCTACAGGGACGGCATTGGGGACCTACTGGCCGAGGGCGTCAGGAGGGTCTCTGAGAGGATTGGCGGTAGGGAGTTTGCAATGCACATTAAGGGTCTAGAGGTGCCAGCACATGATGGTAGGGCATTCTTTGCACATGCACTAAGCTTCATGACAATGAATAGGGGCGCGGATCACCTTGGCTATACCCATACACCATGGAGAGGTATACCAATACCTGAACTGGGCATTAATGCGCGCACGGATCGTTACAATGAGGGTGATGAAATGGTGGATATAGTAATAAATATACAAAACCTAATGGTGGTGTACGACTCACTGACGATGTGCAAATACGCACACTTCGCAGGACTAACAATAACGGACATAATAAACCTACTAAAGCTAACAACAGGTAAGGAATACACAGTGGAGAAAATACTAGAGATTGGGGGTAGAATTTGGAAAATAGAAAGATGGATAAACAACCAATTAGGGATCACAAGAAAAGACGATGTATTACCACCAAGAATGCTAACACCCCACGAAAATAGAGATGATACAAAAGTACCCAGGATAGTTGAAAAATGGCTACCACTTTACTATAGAAAGAGGGGGCTAACGGAGGATGGTATCGTAAAGGAACTAGATATTTAATTCAACCCTATTCATTACGACACAAAGCACCGAAGGCCCCCTTTCACCATTATAAACTATGCATCTCATACAATCTTTGATATGGTATGGGCACCGACTTTGGGTCAATACGCACATCAACAACCACAGCCCTGTCTATTGCAAGCATTTCATTAATTGCCTTCATTAATTCACTTCTATCCTCAACGGTTATGCCCTCAGCACCAAGTGAGCG
This is a stretch of genomic DNA from Vulcanisaeta thermophila. It encodes these proteins:
- a CDS encoding aldehyde ferredoxin oxidoreductase family protein, whose amino-acid sequence is MPRLFGWVGKVVEVNLSSGGIKTLTPDAEVYDKVLGGEGLAAYFIYKNFHEIRGPLDPSNIIVFASGPLTSDIIPQSGRLSAGFISPLTGIFGATHIGTRFAYELKRAGYDAVIVKGASEKPVYIYIEGDHVEIRSAEKYWGLDIMETVNSIRKDLGDQSIKAIAIGPAGEHLVKFSTIANEEGIGGRTGGGAVMGSKKLKAIVVKGIGDIPMADPEGLRRYVRDLNVKLANSTRGTSLRRYGSAGSVNVFHQIGNLPIKNFAWGRWNDDEVSKISGEKLTETFLKRPFPCTTCPVACKRYVEVKPGSKYFPGGFRGLGPEYETLAMLGSNLLNSDLEAMIKINELCDKLGLDTISTGNVIGFIFEAAEKGLIDKEVEGLRLEWGNADTIIKLIQKIAYRDGIGDLLAEGVRRVSERIGGREFAMHIKGLEVPAHDGRAFFAHALSFMTMNRGADHLGYTHTPWRGIPIPELGINARTDRYNEGDEMVDIVINIQNLMVVYDSLTMCKYAHFAGLTITDIINLLKLTTGKEYTVEKILEIGGRIWKIERWINNQLGITRKDDVLPPRMLTPHENRDDTKVPRIVEKWLPLYYRKRGLTEDGIVKELDI